From candidate division KSB1 bacterium, the proteins below share one genomic window:
- a CDS encoding heme exporter protein CcmB, with protein sequence MIAKVGVLLWKDILSELRTKEMIFAMLVFSLMVAVIFNFSFPPGSEFIKDASPGILWMTFIFAGLLGMNRSFVYEVDKGCLQGLMLAPIDRSVIYVSKLLVNFIFIGTVELIVTPLFAIFFHFSIIDSLGAFLLMLFLSTLGFSVIGTLFSAIAVNTKTREVMLPILHFPVSIPILICAVQATSAIFQGQEWSEIWNWLKILIVFDIIFLILAILMFEYVIEE encoded by the coding sequence ATGATTGCCAAAGTTGGCGTGCTCCTCTGGAAGGATATTCTTTCGGAATTGCGCACCAAGGAAATGATTTTCGCCATGCTGGTGTTTAGTTTAATGGTGGCGGTTATTTTTAATTTTTCTTTTCCACCGGGCAGCGAATTTATTAAGGACGCATCTCCAGGCATTCTCTGGATGACCTTCATATTTGCCGGTTTGTTGGGGATGAACCGGTCTTTCGTTTACGAAGTTGACAAAGGCTGCCTGCAAGGACTCATGCTTGCCCCGATCGATCGATCGGTAATTTATGTCAGCAAACTGCTGGTCAATTTTATTTTCATCGGCACCGTGGAATTGATTGTGACGCCGCTGTTTGCCATCTTTTTTCATTTTAGTATCATCGATTCGCTCGGGGCTTTTTTGCTGATGCTGTTCTTAAGTACGCTGGGATTTTCGGTCATCGGAACTTTATTTTCTGCGATTGCCGTAAACACGAAAACCCGCGAGGTCATGCTGCCTATCCTGCACTTTCCCGTCTCGATTCCGATCCTCATCTGCGCGGTGCAGGCAACCTCTGCCATTTTTCAAGGGCAGGAGTGGAGCGAAATCTGGAATTGGTTGAAAATTTTGATCGTTTTCGATATTATTTTTCTAATTTTAGCTATTTTAATGTTTGAATATGTTATTGAAGAATAG
- the ccmA gene encoding heme ABC exporter ATP-binding protein CcmA, producing MTETQSTVIAVTGLTKTFGNLYALRNLSFSLNKGEFLTIFGPNGAGKTTLIRILSTITKASSGEIKIADLSFEDDSEKIRRQIGVIAHQTFLYENLTAEENLRFYGKLYDVENLSKKIETILSEVGLELRKKDFVRTFSRGMQQRLAIARALLHEPSILLLDEPYTGLDQHASGMLTNWLNRLRSSEQTILMVTHDLEQGMELADRIAILVEGQLVFNQEQRGVDVKKFRQTYYDLVEKDKR from the coding sequence GTGACAGAAACTCAATCAACAGTAATTGCAGTAACCGGGCTAACGAAAACTTTCGGCAATCTTTATGCACTTCGCAATCTCAGTTTTAGCTTGAACAAGGGAGAATTTCTAACCATATTCGGCCCGAACGGCGCCGGCAAAACCACTCTGATTCGAATCCTCTCGACCATCACCAAAGCTTCTTCCGGAGAAATCAAAATTGCAGACCTCTCGTTTGAAGACGACTCCGAAAAAATTCGCCGCCAAATTGGCGTCATTGCACATCAAACTTTTCTCTATGAAAACCTGACCGCGGAAGAGAATCTGCGTTTTTACGGCAAACTATACGACGTTGAAAATCTATCCAAAAAAATTGAGACAATCCTTTCTGAAGTGGGTCTGGAATTGCGAAAAAAGGACTTTGTGCGCACCTTTTCGCGCGGCATGCAGCAGCGGCTGGCAATCGCACGGGCCCTGTTGCACGAGCCCTCGATTCTCCTCCTTGATGAACCGTACACCGGCCTGGATCAGCATGCTTCGGGGATGCTCACCAATTGGCTGAATCGTTTGCGGAGTTCCGAGCAAACAATCTTAATGGTCACTCATGATCTCGAACAGGGCATGGAATTGGCGGATCGAATTGCAATTCTGGTCGAAGGCCAATTGGTATTCAACCAGGAACAAAGGGGAGTCGACGTAAAGAAATTCCGGCAAACTTATTACGATCTCGTGGAGAAAGATAAGCGATGA
- the ccsA gene encoding cytochrome c biogenesis protein CcsA, producing the protein MSLKSILGPALFVCMLVNLYLIFMFAPTESSMGHVQRIFYFHVPTAWISGLSLSVVFIASILYLWKKQRKYDIVAHSAGEIGVLFMTLFLTTGPIWARPVWNTYWDWSPRLTSALVLWFIFVAYLMLRNFVESEEKGARLAAVFAIIGFVDVPIVYMSIRLWADIHPRPVIGGGEGSGLHPDMRIVFYFSVFTFTLLFLYLLIQRVRLQKATVAIAEMKKQLAFH; encoded by the coding sequence ATGAGCTTAAAATCGATTCTTGGTCCGGCACTTTTTGTATGCATGCTCGTCAATCTCTATTTGATTTTCATGTTTGCGCCAACTGAAAGCTCCATGGGGCATGTCCAGCGGATTTTTTATTTTCATGTGCCGACCGCCTGGATTTCCGGCCTCTCACTATCTGTGGTTTTTATTGCCAGTATTTTGTATCTTTGGAAAAAGCAACGAAAATATGACATCGTTGCCCATTCTGCCGGTGAAATTGGCGTACTTTTCATGACCCTGTTTTTGACCACCGGCCCCATTTGGGCGCGGCCGGTCTGGAATACTTATTGGGATTGGTCGCCGCGATTAACCTCAGCTCTCGTGCTGTGGTTTATTTTTGTCGCCTATCTAATGCTGCGTAATTTTGTTGAAAGCGAGGAAAAAGGCGCCCGCCTTGCCGCTGTTTTTGCAATCATCGGGTTTGTGGACGTACCGATTGTCTATATGTCCATCAGGCTCTGGGCGGACATTCATCCCCGGCCAGTGATTGGTGGCGGCGAAGGTTCCGGGCTACATCCCGATATGCGAATCGTTTTCTATTTTAGCGTGTTTACATTTACTTTACTTTTCTTATATTTGCTCATTCAAAGAGTTCGCTTGCAAAAGGCAACAGTGGCTATTGCCGAAATGAAGAAGCAATTAGCATTTCATTGA
- a CDS encoding PAS domain S-box protein: protein MRDNEKSKAQLIKDLSALRKQVREFEDLQVGILAEMTSAAIFIYQMNRVKYVNPAATKITGYTRDELLKMNFWEVIHPEFQELVKKRGMARQGGKKVPSRYEIKIQTKGGEERWVDYSARVTTFEQNPAVLGTAVDITERKRTEEALLENEERYRTLSEAAFEGMIISVGGKVVMANQAFADMFGYDSDEVIGLSPVEITTPESAERIMKNIQTSYEKPYEVIGIKKGGSTFNVEIMGKDCLYKIR, encoded by the coding sequence ATGAGAGATAACGAAAAAAGCAAAGCTCAGCTTATCAAGGATTTAAGCGCTTTGCGCAAACAAGTTAGGGAATTTGAAGATCTTCAGGTTGGAATCCTCGCTGAAATGACCTCCGCAGCCATCTTCATTTATCAAATGAACCGCGTGAAGTATGTAAATCCCGCAGCCACAAAAATAACCGGATACACTCGAGACGAATTGCTGAAAATGAATTTTTGGGAAGTTATCCATCCGGAATTTCAAGAATTGGTCAAAAAGCGTGGCATGGCAAGACAGGGAGGTAAGAAGGTGCCGTCCCGATATGAAATCAAAATACAAACCAAGGGGGGTGAAGAACGTTGGGTCGATTATAGTGCGCGGGTTACTACCTTTGAGCAAAACCCGGCTGTTTTAGGGACAGCAGTTGACATTACCGAGCGCAAGCGTACTGAGGAGGCGCTGCTCGAGAATGAAGAGCGGTATCGAACGCTGAGTGAAGCAGCTTTTGAGGGCATGATCATTTCAGTAGGCGGAAAGGTAGTGATGGCCAATCAGGCATTTGCTGATATGTTTGGTTATGACTCGGATGAGGTTATTGGCTTATCCCCGGTTGAGATCACTACGCCTGAATCGGCGGAAAGAATCATGAAAAATATCCAGACCAGTTATGAAAAACCGTATGAAGTTATTGGAATAAAGAAGGGCGGCTCAACTTTTAATGTGGAAATAATGGGAAAAGATTGCCTCTATAAAATTCGAA
- a CDS encoding CcmD family protein, with translation MGKIILSIITIFLIIPFASPAQVPRLVHYQGTLNNDDGTSFTGTTDLQFTVFSSLKSEKPLWSEVHKNIEISDGSYEVFLGSQNPLNLSYYEYFLEVKAENVNSNSARTMIVGSGYNFRLKFLFAAYTVVWVAISIYLFSISRRQKKLIADLETLAKVK, from the coding sequence ATGGGAAAGATCATCCTTTCAATAATCACCATCTTCTTGATTATTCCATTTGCATCGCCGGCCCAAGTCCCGCGCCTTGTCCATTATCAGGGAACGCTGAACAATGATGACGGCACTTCATTCACAGGAACGACCGACCTGCAGTTCACTGTTTTCAGTTCCCTGAAAAGTGAAAAACCTCTGTGGTCGGAGGTGCATAAAAATATCGAAATTTCAGACGGGAGTTACGAAGTCTTTTTGGGCAGCCAAAATCCGTTGAATCTCTCTTATTACGAATATTTCCTGGAAGTCAAAGCTGAGAACGTAAATAGCAATAGCGCAAGGACCATGATCGTTGGCTCCGGTTACAATTTCCGTCTTAAATTTTTATTTGCTGCTTATACAGTCGTTTGGGTGGCGATCTCGATTTATCTGTTTAGTATTTCGCGCCGCCAGAAAAAGCTGATCGCCGATTTAGAGACTTTAGCGAAAGTAAAATAA
- a CDS encoding zinc ribbon domain-containing protein produces MAAILFFIFLASVVSFYVVFPIIQARTQIGSWKEPSSNNYAGDLIERKEAIYAAIKDIEFDYQMGKLSKEDYQELRQQYKDEAVKLLKKIDQKQKKVIKGEAIRANKKDAQANFCWMCGTALVTSDKFCANCGEKIE; encoded by the coding sequence ATGGCGGCAATTTTATTTTTCATTTTTTTAGCTTCGGTTGTTTCCTTTTACGTGGTCTTTCCAATCATCCAGGCAAGAACACAGATAGGCAGTTGGAAGGAACCTTCTTCTAACAATTATGCGGGTGATTTAATAGAAAGAAAAGAGGCCATTTACGCCGCTATTAAAGATATCGAGTTCGATTATCAAATGGGCAAACTTTCGAAAGAAGACTATCAGGAATTACGGCAGCAGTACAAAGATGAAGCGGTTAAACTTTTGAAGAAAATCGACCAGAAGCAAAAAAAGGTGATTAAAGGCGAGGCAATTCGTGCTAATAAGAAAGATGCACAGGCTAACTTTTGCTGGATGTGCGGGACTGCGCTGGTGACAAGCGACAAGTTTTGTGCGAATTGCGGGGAAAAGATCGAATGA